Genomic window (Muntiacus reevesi chromosome X, mMunRee1.1, whole genome shotgun sequence):
ACCCGTGTTCCTGACCGCAGTCCTTGAGTACCTGACGGCCAACATCCTGGACCTGGCGGGGAAGGAGGCCAGCGCCAACCACAGGATACGCATCAGCCCGGAACACGTGCAGAGGGCGCTGACCAACAATGAGAATCTCTGCCACCTCTTCGAGCCCAACGCCTTCTCTTAGCCCATGGCTGCACCAACCCCTCCCAAGAAGTAGTAGGGATGCCCAGGCCCCCAAGTCCAGCCACACCTCATCAGTAGCTTCATCTCGCCCCAAACCGCCCACAGATGAGGGAGGCCTGGCCTTTTGCCATCAGCACTGCTATTAAAGTTTTCATAGCTGTGCTTGTAACTGCTCGCTTTCTGTCATTTGTCCTTGAGGCGTCTGGGTGACATGGGGTGGCAGCGGGGGTCCTCTCATGAGGGATGGAGGGGTGGAGTGGGTGGTCAGGGAGGGATGCTGGAATCCTGAAATCGGGGAGCGGTTTCCGATGGTGACAGGATGGTGTGTGGTCCTGGGGGGCGTCGCTGGCTGAGGTTGTGGGGCAGGACTTCCTCACTGGCTCTGAAGGAGTCCAGACCAGGGAGGTTGGGAGGTCGGCGTGGAGAGGGCCTATTGGATTCCCAGAAGGATGGTGGTAATGGGGGAGGGGTTGAAACCCATGAGGGAGGAGCCTAAGGCTTTATTCCTGGTGGGGACCACCTACAAGTGGGAGGTGAAGCCAAGGGGGTGATTGAAGAGGATGGCGGAGCAGTCAGCGTGAACTTAATGGGGCAGGACTTTCACATGAAGATTGAGGAGTGATGGGGAAACCAtaaagaaatacacataaaagGAATTATGGCCCTGTTgagttcatgtatttattttacccTGTCTCATTCCAAAAAAGAGGGGCAGTGCTGtgacactctctgtggacgttcATTAGATGCCGAAGGGCCCCCCTCTGCTGCTCCTGGCCTGTCATACGGGACTGGTCAGAGGCTGCCCAGCTGGCTTCAACAGTGGGGTCAGTGGACCTGGGTTCACCATCCCAGTTCACCACCTtatggctgtgtgatcttggacatcTGTTTGTCTCCTGTGAGCagcagcttcctcacctgtaaaacagggataatcaGAGTTCCTCCATCTTGGGGTTTTCCCAGAGATGACGTCACCATGTGCCTATAAACTGTGACTTAACACAGAGCCCGGCACAGGCCACGCCCCTAACAGATGGCTGCCGGTGTCTCCCTCCCCAGCTGCTGAGACAGGTCCCCCAAGGGGCGGCCAGGCCTGGTGCAGTTATTCTGTTGAGATGCAGATCTCTGCTTTTGGGGGCAAAGTCCAAAGTAGGTCGCCCAGAGAAACATATTTCAAACTTCTGACCTtcagaattaaaacaaataaatgttttatttttttattttagccaagtCTGTGGTAATTTGTAGGTATAGTCTTAGGAAACTAATGGAGCTGAGCAATAAACTTTTGCAATCTTTTAATAAAAGCAGACAGAGTTGAGGAAACTAGAGCAAACTCTCTAACAAAACTTAGTCTTTTTTACTGAGAGCAAATGCAGTTCTCAGATTTGAGTTCAATATTCAATATGATATTTGATACTAAATAACCAGAAGCTGTTTTTGAAAATCATATGAATAAACTCATGAAAACTGAGTCAGACTTGGAAAAAATGTAATACAAATTTGTGCTATTTTTCAAAGTTGACTTCCATACACCttctttacttttctgtattAAGTACAtacatacttattttttttatttcagtgccCTCTTTCCTATTCTGGAACAAAATGTCATTTTACTTTAGAACAGAAgcactctcttttttcccctgaattttgAGGCTCATAGTAGGGTCTCAGTGAtgtatattaattaaaatttttaattaaagtcaCTTTTTTATTGCAGACAGGTCTGGGGGTCCATAACTGTGTACTTCATGTGATTTTTACTGGACTAGGTCACATATATACCTAACCCACCTTTTTTGGCCACACACATTCCTTATATGTACAGCTTCTCAGTGTGACAAAAGTGAACATGTTGATCGACAGAGCTGATGATTTAGCCTCCTTGCAGCATGTACAAATAAGCACAAgtgtataaattaaaattataggtAAACAGTATTTCACTGTATTATCTTTTAAATAGTAAAACTATCCA
Coding sequences:
- the LOC136153312 gene encoding histone H2A-Bbd type 1-like, translated to MSRGRRLRNCHRSKRHSRSTRAELQFPVSRVDRLLRERQFASRLNSATPVFLTAVLEYLTANILDLAGKEASANHRIRISPEHVQRALTNNENLCHLFEPNAFS